The nucleotide window TAATTAGGAGGAATATATGGGTACCTTAATATGGATTGTCTCAGGGATTTTAATTGTAACGGTTGTTTTATATTTCATCGGAATTTATAACCAGCTTATTCAGATTTTTGTTAATGTGGATAAATCCTGGTCAAATATAATGGTATTGGAAAAGCAAAGATATGACGAGATTCCTAAACTTGTAGAAGTCTGTAACGGGTATATGAAGTACGAAAGAGAAACTCTTGAAAAAGTAACTCTTGCAAGAACAAAATTTTTAGGAGCAACCACGCCTCCGCAAGTCGCTCAAGCGGGAGCGGATCTTTCAACAGCCTTAAAATCGCTTTTTGCAGTAAGCGAAAATTATCCGGATTTAAAAGCCAATAATAATTTCAGGCAGCTTCAGGAAAGAATAAGTTATCTTGAAAATCAAATAGCCGACAGGAGAGAATTTTATAACGATTCCGTAGCAATTTTTAACTCCAGAATAAAACAAATCCCCGACACATTTGTTGCCAATATGATGAACTACCAGTCTAAAGAAATGTATAAGGTTGCCGAGTCAGAAAAGCAGCCTCAATCACTGAAGTTTGACCTTCCAAAATAAATTTCCATCCTTCCGTTATTTTACAAATATTTTACATCTTCTTCACCCCTTTTTTACACTATTTTGGTATAAGATTACCTAATTGTTGTAAATAAACATAATAAAAGGGGGATTTATCTTTTTGGGGGTAATGAACTCAGCAAGTGCAAATTTCTTCGCTGGGTTTATTTATTTAAATTACTCTTCTCTTGCGTTCCTATGAAATTCAAAAAAGGAAAAAACATCTTATTACAGCTGGTTTTGATGCCATTTTTGGTTTGTAATGTCATTTTCCCGAAAAATATTTCTTTGGAGATTGACTATTCCACCTTAGCCGACCTTTTAAAAAGCCAGTCAACCATATTTGAATATTCTTCTTTTGCGGTACTTCCTTTAAAGATTGTCCAGGAATTGTTTGACC belongs to Elusimicrobiota bacterium and includes:
- a CDS encoding LemA family protein, which translates into the protein MGTLIWIVSGILIVTVVLYFIGIYNQLIQIFVNVDKSWSNIMVLEKQRYDEIPKLVEVCNGYMKYERETLEKVTLARTKFLGATTPPQVAQAGADLSTALKSLFAVSENYPDLKANNNFRQLQERISYLENQIADRREFYNDSVAIFNSRIKQIPDTFVANMMNYQSKEMYKVAESEKQPQSLKFDLPK